GTCGGCGCGTTCCCCATCTCCATCGACTCGGCCGGGCTGGACGCGCTGGCCCGCAGCAAGGAGGTCCAGGCGCACGCGCGGCAGATCCGCGAGGACCTGGGCCGGCCGAAGAAGATCCTGCTCGGCGTGGACCGGCTCGACTACACCAAGGGCATCGACGTCCGGCTGCGCGCGCTGCACGAGCTGCTCGAGGACGGCCGCGTCGACCCGCGGGACGTCACGATGATCCAGCTCGCCACGCCCAGCCGGGAGCGGGTCGAGCACTACAAGCAGATGCGCAGCGAGATCGAACAAGCCGTGGGAAGGATCAACGGCGAGTTCTCCACGGTCGGGCACACCGTCGTCCATTACTTGCACCAATCGGTCGATCGACGCGAGTTGACCGCATTTATGACTGCTGCGGACGTCATGGTCGTCACGCCCGTTCGAGACGGCATGAATCTTGTCTGCAAGGAGTACGTGGCCTGCCGCTACGACTTGGGCGGCGCACTCGTGCTGTCCGAGTTCGCCGGGGCCGCCGCCGAGTTGACCAGCGCTTTCTTGGTCAACCCGCACGACCTGGACGGCGTGAAAAATGCTCTGGAAGCCGCCCTGACACTCGATCCGGCGGAGGGTCGCCGTAGGATGCGCGCGCTGCGCCGCCAAGTCCTCACGCATGACGTCGACCGTTGGGCTCGTTCGTTCCTTGACGCCTTGGGCACGCAGAGCGCAATCTGAATCAGTTCAGGCTATCTGAATCAGTTCAGACCTT
This DNA window, taken from Saccharothrix variisporea, encodes the following:
- a CDS encoding alpha,alpha-trehalose-phosphate synthase (UDP-forming) — protein: MSGIGENGADFLVVANRLPVDLERLPDGTERWKHSPGGLVSALEPFLRSHSGAWVGWPGVADAEVEAFEEDGLQLHPVSLSSAEVRDYYEGFSNGTLWPLYHDVVAPPAFHRRWWNAYVRVNQRFADVTAKVAAQGATVWVQDYQLQLVPAMLRELRPDLRIGFFLHIPFPPVELFMQLPWRTEIIRGLLGADLVGFHRPGGAQNFLWLARRLVGLEPSRGAVGVRTRPGVVQVGDRTVRVGAFPISIDSAGLDALARSKEVQAHARQIREDLGRPKKILLGVDRLDYTKGIDVRLRALHELLEDGRVDPRDVTMIQLATPSRERVEHYKQMRSEIEQAVGRINGEFSTVGHTVVHYLHQSVDRRELTAFMTAADVMVVTPVRDGMNLVCKEYVACRYDLGGALVLSEFAGAAAELTSAFLVNPHDLDGVKNALEAALTLDPAEGRRRMRALRRQVLTHDVDRWARSFLDALGTQSAI